From a region of the Enterobacter sp. JBIWA008 genome:
- the aceA gene encoding isocitrate lyase, with translation MKTRTQQIEELKKEWTQPRWEGIRRPYSAEEVVKLRGSVNPECTLAQNGAAKMWKLLHGGSKKGYINSLGALTGGQALQQAKAGIEAIYLSGWQVAADANLASSMYPDQSLYPANSVPSVVDRINNTFRRADQIQWAAGIEPNDPRFIDYFLPIVADAEAGFGGVLNAFELMKSMIEAGAAAVHFEDQLASVKKCGHMGGKVLVPTQEAVQKLVAARLAADVLGVPTLVIARTDADAADLITSDCDPYDSEFITGERTSEGFYRTHAGIEQAISRGLAYAPYADLVWCETSTPDLALAKRFADAIHAKNPGKLLAYNCSPSFNWQKKLDDKTIASFQQQLSDMGYKYQFITLAGIHSMWFNMFDLAHAYAQGEGMKHYVEKVQQPEFAAGKDGYTFVSHQQEVGTGYFDNVTTIIQGGISSVTALTGSTEEAQF, from the coding sequence ATGAAAACCCGTACCCAACAAATCGAAGAGTTGAAGAAAGAGTGGACACAGCCTCGCTGGGAAGGCATCCGCCGTCCTTACAGCGCGGAGGAAGTGGTGAAATTACGCGGCTCGGTCAATCCGGAATGCACGCTGGCACAGAACGGTGCGGCGAAAATGTGGAAGCTGCTGCACGGTGGCTCTAAAAAAGGCTATATCAACAGCCTCGGCGCGCTGACCGGCGGTCAGGCACTGCAGCAGGCGAAGGCCGGTATTGAGGCGATTTACCTCTCCGGCTGGCAGGTCGCGGCGGACGCCAACCTGGCGTCCAGCATGTACCCGGATCAGTCGCTCTATCCGGCTAACTCCGTGCCCTCGGTCGTGGATCGGATCAACAATACCTTCCGCCGTGCGGATCAGATCCAGTGGGCCGCCGGAATCGAACCTAACGATCCGCGCTTTATTGACTACTTCCTGCCGATCGTCGCGGATGCGGAAGCGGGCTTCGGCGGCGTGCTGAACGCCTTCGAGCTGATGAAATCGATGATTGAGGCCGGTGCAGCGGCCGTTCACTTCGAAGACCAGCTGGCATCAGTGAAAAAATGCGGACACATGGGCGGTAAGGTGCTGGTTCCTACACAGGAAGCCGTGCAGAAGCTGGTTGCCGCTCGTCTGGCCGCGGACGTGCTCGGCGTGCCAACGCTGGTGATTGCCCGTACCGATGCGGATGCGGCGGACCTGATCACCTCTGACTGCGACCCGTACGACAGCGAGTTCATCACCGGCGAGCGTACCAGCGAAGGCTTCTACCGCACCCATGCCGGCATTGAACAGGCGATCAGCCGCGGCCTGGCGTACGCGCCTTACGCGGACCTGGTCTGGTGTGAAACCTCCACGCCGGATCTGGCGCTGGCAAAACGCTTTGCCGACGCTATTCACGCGAAGAATCCGGGCAAGCTGCTGGCCTATAACTGCTCGCCGTCATTCAACTGGCAGAAAAAGCTGGATGACAAAACGATCGCCAGCTTCCAGCAGCAGCTGTCCGACATGGGCTACAAATACCAGTTCATTACCCTGGCAGGTATCCACAGCATGTGGTTCAACATGTTCGACCTGGCGCACGCCTATGCGCAGGGTGAGGGCATGAAGCACTACGTTGAGAAGGTGCAGCAGCCGGAGTTTGCCGCGGGTAAAGACGGTTACACCTTCGTGTCTCACCAGCAGGAGGTGGGAACCGGCTACTTTGACAATGTGACCACGATTATTCAGGGCGGTATCTCCTCCGTCACCGCCTTGACGGGCTCAACGGAAGAAGCACAGTTCTAA